Proteins from a single region of Geothrix sp. PMB-07:
- a CDS encoding bifunctional UDP-sugar hydrolase/5'-nucleotidase — MDRRQFLASLSAAAVASQLPLRAGADAAPAGSGRITLLHTNDTHSRIEPFGPGNGAISGLGGVARRATLVKQLRQQLGAVLLLDAGDTFQGTPYFNRYKGRLDYQLMRMVGYDAGTLGNHDFDNGVGMLVEAMESMEQLQHANPPFAFVNCNFDFKGAPSLGKRVRPYLVKEVSNLRVGITGVGVAFAGLVAPKNHEGITWKDPYDSLKPIVKRLREVEKVDLVVVLSHLGYNLNGSAPDDLQMPGQVAGIDAIIGGHSHTFLDKPTKVPQAQGETLVFQVGFGGVNLGRMDFAVAKGAVRAASGSAMPVMGSIVT; from the coding sequence ATGGACCGCCGACAATTCCTCGCCTCCCTGAGCGCCGCCGCCGTCGCTTCCCAGCTGCCCCTGCGGGCCGGGGCGGATGCTGCGCCTGCGGGCTCAGGCCGCATCACCCTGCTGCACACCAACGATACGCATTCCCGCATCGAGCCCTTCGGCCCCGGCAACGGCGCCATCAGCGGTCTGGGCGGCGTGGCCCGCCGGGCCACCCTGGTGAAGCAGTTGCGGCAGCAGCTGGGCGCCGTGCTGCTGCTGGATGCGGGCGACACCTTCCAGGGCACCCCCTACTTCAACCGCTACAAGGGCCGCCTCGACTACCAGCTCATGCGCATGGTGGGCTACGATGCCGGCACCCTGGGCAACCACGACTTCGACAATGGCGTGGGCATGCTGGTGGAGGCCATGGAATCCATGGAGCAGCTCCAGCACGCCAACCCGCCCTTCGCCTTCGTGAACTGCAACTTCGATTTCAAGGGCGCGCCCAGTCTCGGCAAGCGGGTGCGGCCCTACCTGGTGAAGGAGGTCTCCAACCTTCGCGTCGGCATCACCGGCGTGGGCGTGGCCTTCGCGGGCCTGGTGGCCCCCAAGAACCACGAAGGCATCACCTGGAAGGATCCCTACGACAGCCTGAAGCCCATCGTGAAGCGGCTGCGCGAGGTGGAGAAGGTGGACCTGGTGGTGGTGCTCTCCCACCTCGGCTACAACCTGAACGGCAGCGCCCCCGACGATCTGCAGATGCCCGGCCAGGTGGCGGGCATCGACGCCATCATCGGCGGCCACAGCCACACCTTCCTGGACAAGCCCACCAAGGTGCCCCAGGCCCAGGGCGAAACCCTGGTCTTCCAGGTGGGCTTCGGCGGGGTGAACCTGGGCCGCATGGATTTCGCCGTGGCCAAGGGCGCCGTGCGGGCCGCTTCCGGTTCCGCCATGCCTGTCATGGGCTCCATCGTGACCTAG